Part of the Halorhabdus utahensis DSM 12940 genome, CTCACGGAATACGCCGAGGACAGTCTCTTCACCAAGGGCGTCGACGTGGCCACGAACGGCCTCTGGAGCACCCCGAGCATCGTCTTCGGGCTGTTCGGCCTGGCGTTCATCGTCCCGCGATTCGGCAACAGCGGGTCGATCTTCGCCTCCCAGCTCGTTCTCGGGTTCATGTTGCTCCCGCTCGTGCTGGTCACGAGCCGGGAGGCGATGCAGAGCGTCCCCGACGAGTACCGGGACGCCAGCGCCGCGCTGGGCGTCAGCAAGTGGGACACGATCAAGGAGGTCGTCATCCCCGCCTCGATGCCGGGGATCATCACCGGCGTCATCCTCGGGGTCGGGCGTATCGCCGGCGAGACCGCCCCGCTGTTGCTCGTGTTGAACGGCCCGGTCGCCCCGACGGACGCCCCGGCTGTCCTGTCGAGTTTCGAGGTCGGCCTGACGGCCCAGCCGCCGTTCGTGTCGGTGACCAATCCGGCGCTGCTCGAATCGGCGAGCGCGCTCCCCTACCAGCTGTACGCGATCATCACCGCGGGCGTGTTGGACGACATGGCGTTCGGCTGGGCGACGGCGTTCGTGTTGCTCGGCGTCGTCCTGTCGTTTTTCGCCGTGGCCGTCGCCTCGCGGCGGTACTTCCGGAGGAAACTACACCATGACTGAGACGACGATGGCGTCAGAAGGCAGCACAGGCACGGAAATCGAGACGACGTCCGGCGAGAGCACGGAGCGGACGCGCGAGGCGTGGACCGACTACGAGTTCGGGAGCGAGGCGGTCCTGTCAGTCGAGGACCTGAACGTCTACTACGGCGACGAGCGGGCGATCAAGGACGTCTCGATGGACATCCCCGAAAAGAGCGTCACGGCGCTGATCGGCCCCTCAGGGTGTGGGAAGTCGACGTTCCTCCGCTCGCTCAACCGGATGAACGACCGGATAAAGAGCGCCCGGGTCGAAGGGACCGTCGAGTTCGACGGCAGTGACATCTATCAGGAGGGCGTCGATCTGGTTGAGCTCCGCAAGCGGATCGGGATGGTGTTTCAGTCCCCGAACCCGTTCCCCAAGTCGATCCGGGAGAACGTCGCGTACGGCCCCCGAAAGCACGGGGACATCAACCGCGGACTTGCGGCCCGGCTGCTCGGGCGCGACGAGAAGGACGCCGAAGACGAACTCGTCGAGCGGACACTGCGGCAGGCAGCCCTGTGGGACGAGGTGAAAGACCGGCTGGCGGACAACGCCCTCGGGCTGTCCGGTGGCCAACAACAGCGCCTCTGTATCGCACGGTGTCTCGCGGTCGATCCGGAGGTCATCCTGATGGACGAGCCCGCGAGCGCCCTGGACCCCATCGCCACCGCCAAGATCGAGGACCTCATCGAGGAGTTGGCCGAGGACTACACGGTCGTCGTGGTCACCCACAACATGCAGCAGGCGGCGCGCATCTCCGACCAGACGGCCGTCTTCCTCACCGGTGGCGAACTCGTCGAATACGACGACACCGAGAAGATCTTCGAGAACCCCGAGAGTCAGCGCGTCGAAGACTACGTCACCGGCAAGTTCGGGTGATCCGATGGCACGAGAGGAGTTCCGTCACGCACTGGCCGACCTCCGGACGGCCGTCGTCGAGATGGGCGAACTCGTCCTCGAACGCCTGAAAGCCGCCCGCTCGGCACTAGCCGAGGGTGACGACGACCGTGCCGAGGCGGTCATCGAGGGGGACGAAGAGATCAACCGCCGGTACCTCGACATCGAGGCCGACTGTATCGACCTCTTCGCGCTGGAACAGCCGGTCGCTGGCGACCTCCGGCTGGTCGCGGCCAGCTTCAAGATCTCGACCGACCTCGAACGCGTCGGCGATCTGGCGACCAACCTCGCCCGGTACGCGCTGTCGAGTCGCCCGGACCCGTTCCCGGAACTCGACATCTCCGGGATCGGTCGGGCGGCGGCCGCCATGCTCGAAGACGCGCTGGCGGCCTACGAGACCGAGGACGCGGCGGCCTGCCGAACGGTCGCCGGGCGAGACGACGACCTGGATGCGATGTGTCAACGTGCGAGCGAACGGGTAGCCCGGGACTTGCTGGAACGCGATCCGGAGCTCGACGCCTGGGCACTCGAAGCAGTCCTCGACGACGTCGCGAGCGTGCTGTTGACGATCCGCGACATCGAACGGGTCGGCGATCACGCCGTCAATATCGCCGCCAGGACGCTGTACGCCCTCGAGGGCGATCCGGAGTTGATCTACTGATGAAACGCGATCCGGAGGTGAACTACTGATGAAACTCGCTCTGGAGTTGATCTACTGATGAACTCCGCTCTGGAGGTGAGCGACTGATGGAGACCCGCAAGATCCAGAAGGTCGGCGGCTCGACGTTCACGGTCTCGGTCCCCAAGGAGTGGGCCAGACGCCAGGGCCTGGAGACGGGCGAGGTCGTTCGGCTGTACACCCACCGCGACGGGTCGCTGATCGTTCGTGGCAGACAGACCGACGGCGAGAGTCTGACGTCGGTCTCACTGTCCGTCACAGAGTCAAGTGCCGACGCCGTCGAGCGGTCGATACAGGGGGCCTACGAGGCCGGGTTCGAGCGGATCTCGCTGCATGCCGATGACGGTTTCACCGACGAGCAACGCAGAGTCGCCCGCACGGTCGGCCGACGCCTCGTCGGGACGGAAGTCCTCGACGCCGATGCGGACCGGATCGACGTCCGGGCGATGCTCGACGCCTCGGCGGTCTCGATCCGCCAGTCGATCGACCAGGCCGTCTCGGTCGTCTCGACGATGCAGGAAACGGTGCGTGAGAAGCTGACCGGCGACGTTGAGCCCACCGGGCAGGTCAGTGATCGCCTGACGGACGTCACGCGGCTGGTCGCGCTGATCCGTCGTCACTACAACCGGTCGTTGGTGACGTTCGGGGAACTCGATGCGCTCGGCATCGATCGTGTGCCGCTGTCCCAGTACGACCGGACGGCGAACCGAATCGAGGAGATCGCCACGGCAACCGTCCGACTGGATAGTGCCATCGGCGGCGTCGCACTCGAGGCGGCGGACAGGCAGGCGATCGCAACCCGACTGACTGGCCTCCGCTCAGCCCTCGAAGAGGCGACGAAACTCGTCGTCGAAGGCGGAAACGCCCCGGCGATGAGCGTCGAACCGTCGCCGTTGGAAGCACAGAGACAATCGGCTGGTGAACCTCAGGACGACAGCGTCGATCCGGTCCGAGCCCGGATATTCGATCACCTGACGCGGATCGACGACGCCGTCCGAGCGATCGAACGCGTCGGGCTCCAGTCAGCCGTCCGGTCCGGCCAGTCCTGGTAGCGGTCCCAGGTTCCCGTCAGGAACGCTACTGAGGGCTATGTAGAGCTCTTATATACGCCTTTTACCGTCGGTCACGAAAATCAGAATAGACCGAATACATGCTACGTGACGACATGGCGCACAATCGACTCGACGAGCGACTCATCGAACGGTGTGAAGACATCCCCGCGAACCCGGAACCGGGCGCGTACGTCGTCATCGACACGATGCACTTCTCGAACACCGTGATCGAACTGCTGGCACGGGGGGCAGCACACGTCCACGTCCCCGAGGAGCGCGGCGAGGAGTTCGACTACCGGGCCGCCCACCCCGACGCGCTCATCGGCGGCGGCCGCACGGCCGAGTACGACCCCGAAGACGGCTATGACTTCTTCAACTCGCCGAGTTACGTCGAGGACATCGACGTCGAGGGTCGGCCGGTGAGCATGACCTCGACCAACGGCGGCCGGACCGTCATGACCCTCCGCGAGCGTGGGGGCGAGGACGTCGACGTGTTCGTGGGCGCGCCGCTGAACGCGCGAGCGATCGGCCGGTTCCTCCGCCGAACGGACCACCCCGTCCATCTCGTGTGCGCGGGCTATCAGGGCGAGATCGCGATCGAGGATCACGTCGGCGCGGCCCTCATCAGTCGGTACCTCGATGGCATGCCGCCCGCCGAAACCGAGATCGAACTCTTCAGAGACCAGCTCGAAACGGCGAAAGGCCCCGACTACGTCAGGAAGAACGCGATCCGCCGCCGGGACGTTCGGGCGTACGCGATGAACGTCAACGGCCGGGAAGTGATCCCAGAGCTGTCGGGCGATTCGCTGGTCCGGGCACGTGCACCCCTCGATCGCCTTCCGGGGAGCGAGGACTGGCAGACTGAGCAAAGTGCGACCCGAGAGACTCACCGCTCGCCGGTCGAAGACGTCCACGAAAACCCCGTCTATATCTCCACCTTGTTACCAGAAGTACTTAAACGAACCCGCAGACGAGTCGTGATACCAGGACGGTCGGAGTTAGGTCTCCCCGGCCTCGAAGCGCTGGCGGATATCGATCGGGTCGTCGATGTCGCCCATCACGGATTCCAGTAAGTCCGTCACCGTGACCATCCCCACCACTTCGCCGTCCTCGATGACCAGGGCGAGTTCCTGGTTCTCGGCCTGGAACTGGTCGACAGCGTCGCTAACGTCGACATCAGGCGAAAGCGTCATGGGCGGGGCGGCGAGTTCGGCAAAATCAACCTCGCCCGTGGCGAGTTCCTCGCGGTAGCGCGACAGCGCGGGGAGGTAAATGATCCCCTCGAAGTCCGCGAGGTCGTCGCCGATGAGGGGGTATCGGGTGTGTGGGTGCTCCTCCATCAGCCGGAAGTTCTCCTGAGGATCGACTGCCGTCGAGAGCGCGACGATCTCCTCGGCGTCGACCATCACCTCCTGGACCGGTTGCTCGCCGATCGCGAGAGCGTTCATCACTTCGTCGCGGCGTTCCTGGTTGAGACCACCTTCTTCGAGCGCCGAGCCGACGCGATTCCGGAGGTCGGCCCGCGTCTCGATGACCTCCTCCTCAGTTTCGAGCCACGCGCCGGTCATCTCGACGCCAAAGAGCTTCAGCGTGAGTTTGGCGATGCCGTCGCCCAGCGAGATGATCGGCGAGATGAGCCAGTGGAACCAGTACAGCGGGACGGCACCGTATTTCGAGACCCAGCGGGAGCGCTCGACGCCGAGGTACGTCGGCGTCTGCTCGCCGTGCGTCAGGTGGACGAGGTTGATGATGAGGAAGGCGATGATCCCACCGGAGCCGATCGACGCCAGGACGGTGTTGTGGAAGATCGGTTCGAAGATCGCCGCCAGCGCCGGTTCGGCGACGATCCCGACCGCGATGCTGGAGGCGGTGATCCCGACCTGGCAGGTCGTCAGGTACAGTTCGAGGTCCTGGGTCATCTCCCAGGCGCGCCGGAGGCCGGCGTTCGATCCATCACCGACGAACTCCTCCTCGGTATACTGTCGGGCACGGGTCAGCGCGAACTCGATCGCGACGAAAAAGCCGTTGGTCAGGATGAGGAAGACACCTGCCAGTAGTCGGATGGTGAGTTCGAGTGAGTTCATCGGGGCATCCTTCTGTCACCGGACAGTTATGTGTGGCGGTCCCAGAAACGGCTCGCTCAAGGTGGCTGTCACTCGCGGTGTTCGATCTCCGGGAGCGGTTCACCCACGGCGTCGCCAATGGCCGCGAGCGGATCGACCGGCGTCTCCCGGACGCGGTCCGGGCATAGCACGTCCTCGGTGCCGACAGACTGGACGACGAGCAGGCTGTCCCCGACCAACTCATCCAGCGTCTCGAAGTCACGCGGGGCGACGACGCCGGGATCGAAGGTCGTCCGGAACTCGTGGTCGATCCCGCTGGCACGGATCAGTTCGACGCTCCGTTCGACGGCGTCCCCCGCCTCGGCCCCGAGTTCGTCGTATCGGTCGGGCGTCGTCTTGAGGTCCATCGCGACGTACTCGACCGCGCCGGTGTCGAGCGTCTCGCGGAGGACAGCCGGCCGCGTCCCGTTCGTGTCGAGTTTCACGTCGAACCCACGGTCGGCGATCCGGCTGACGAATCGGGGCAAGTCCCGGTGCAGCGTCGGCTCGCCGCCGGTGATCACGACGCCGTCGAGGACGGCTTCCCGGTCGTCGAGAAGGGCGAAGAACTCGTCCGCCGAGAGCGTCGATGCCCCAGCGTGCTTCGAGTCGGCCTCGATCAGTTCGGGGTTGTGACAGTACGGACACCGGAGATTGCAGCCCGCGGTGAAAACCGCACAGGCGACTCGCCCGGGGAAGTCAGACAGCGTCGTCCGCTGGAGCCCACCGAGACGCATGTCAGTCGGTGACGCTCGGGCGGAAGTCCGCGCGCTCGTCGAATTCGGCCTGCTTGCCGGGATTCCAATGCTCGGTCGGCCGGAGATACCCCACGACGCGGGAGTACACCTCACAGGATTCCCCGCAGTCCGGGCAGGTCTCGTGCTCGCCGCTGTGATGGCCGTGGGTCGGACAGACCGAGAACGTCGGCGTCAGCGTGTAGTAGGGCAACTCGTAGTTCTCGGCGATCGTCTTGACGAGTTGCTTGGTCGATTCGGGGTCGGGCATCGCTTCGCCCAGCCAGCCATGAAAGACCGTGCCACCCGTGTATTTCGTCTGGAGATCGTCCTGGTGGTCCAGTGCGTCGAAGAGGTCCGGTTCCGCGCCGAATGGCAGCTGCGTCGAGTTGGTGTAGATCGGCTCGTCGCCGCCGAGACCGTCGGTGGCGTGGACGGTCAGGTCCGAGAACTGCGCACGATCCTGGCGGGCCAGCCGATAGGACGACCCCTCCGCGGGCGTCGCTTCGAGGTTGTACATGTGGCCGGTCTCGGCTTGGTACTCCCGGAGGCGATCGCGCATGAATTCGAGGACCTCCTCGGCGAAGGCCTTCCCCTCGGCCGTGTCGATCCCCGACTCCGGACCACGGAGATTGAGAATGGCCTCGTGGGTACCGATGAGGCCGATCGTCGAGAAGTGATTCGCCCAGTAGCTGTCCTGCGCCTCCTTGACGTTCCGGAGATAGAACTTCGCGTAGGGGTACAGCCCCTGCTCGGTGTAGCGCTCCAGCACCTCGCGTTTGGTCTCCAGACTTCGCTTTGCCACGTCCATCAGCGATTCGAGCCGATCATAGAACTCAGCCTCGTCGTCGGCCCGATACCCAAGCTGGGGCAGGTTGATCGTGACGACGCCGATCGACCCCGTCAGGGGGTTCGAACCGAACAGGCCGCCACCGCGGGATTCGAGTTCGCGGTTGTCAAGGCGGAGCCGACAGCACATCGAGCGGGCGTCCTCGGTGTCCATCTCGCTGTTGACGAAGTTCGAGAAGTAGGGTGTCCCGTACTTGGCAGTCATCTCCCAGATGGGATCGAGCGTCTCGTTGTCCCACTCGAAGTCCTCGGTGATCGAGTAGGTCGGAATCGGGAACGTGAACGGCCGGCCTTTCGCGTCGCCCTCCAGCATCACCTCGGCGAAGGCGCGGTTGATCAGGTCCACTTCGTCCTGATAGTCACCGTAGGTCGAGTCCTGGGCCTCGCCGCCGATCACGACCGGTTTGTCGGCGAGGTGGTCGGGCACCGTCAGGTCCATCGAGAGGTTGGTGAAGGGGGCCTGGAAGCCGACCCGCGTCGGGACGTTGAGGTTGAACACGAACTGCTGGATCTGGTGGCGGACTTCCTCGTAGTCGAGGTCGTCTTCGCGGACGAACGGCGCGAGGTAGGTGTCGAAGTTCGAGAGGGCCTGCGCGCCGGCGGCCTCGCCCTGCAAGGTGTAGAGGAAGTTCACGAGTTGCATCAGCGCCACGTCGAAGTGGTTGGCGGGCGCGGACTCGACCTTCCCGCGGACGCCCTTCAGGCCCTCCCGGAGGACATCCTCGATATCCCAGCCGACGCAGTAGGGACCCAGCACGCCCAGGTCGTGGATGTGGATCGCGCCCGCGTCGTGGGCCGCGGCCACCTCGGCGCTGTAGAGCTTTTCGAGCCAGTAGTCCTCGATGGTGCGCTCGGTGAGGTGGATGTTCAGCCCCTGCAGGGAGTAGTCCATGTTGGAGTTCTCCCGGACGCGCCAGTCCTCACGGTCGACGTAGGCGTCGACGGGTCCCTGGTCGGTTCCACTAGCCTCGCTCCCCGCGACCAGCCCTTCCAGATCACGCAACTCGGCGTGGCGGTGTCGATAGAGGATGTACCGCTTGGCGGCCGCGTACTCATCAGCCTCGACGAGCGTCCGCTCGACGCAGTCCTGGATCGTCTCGACGGCCACCGTCCCATCGGACGGATCAAGGCGATCGACCACGCCGTCTGTCAGGGCGTCGATCCCGGTGTCCGGGTCAGTTTCGGCCGCCGCGAACGCCTGCCGGATGGCGGTCGTGATCTTCGAGCGATCGAACGGTTCCACAGTCCCGTCGCGCTTTTGGACCTGCTGGACCATGCGAACACTCGCTTCGCCGGCCCCTCACTAAACAACTACGATTGCCGTTATACAAATTTATTTGTACTTCGGTTCGGCGAGTCGTCCCCGGGCGATCAGCGGATGAAGAGCGTCCCCTACCATTGTCCGTCGTGTCACACGCTACCCATCGCTGTCAGTAATCCGGTGCTCGTCTGTGAGGCGGGCATCGATAATTCCTGCAACGATAGTAGCCGCCCCTGAGAGAAAAAGATACACATTGATCGAGGTCACGTCCATAATGCCAACGTAATCAATGGCAGCGACGCCGAGGATTACCCAAGAAATGGCCTGGAAGCGTCGCCCGGGTCGAGTTTCGGCGATGAATCTACTCATGCGATCCGCTCGGTTCATAGACAGTAAATGCCTTCTGTTTCACTGATAGCAAGCTGCGTGCGAGACAGTGTCAGCCATCAGCGAATAGATCCAAGATTGCTCCGCCCTGTCGGGTTCGTTCCGGAGTTCACCGCAGTTTCCGATGGAGTGGATGCTCCCGATAGAGGACGACAGAGCCGACGACGATCAACAACGTTCCAGCGATTAGTCCGAGTTGTTCATAGAGGTCCATCGCGAGGAACCGGTAGTAGTACTCTTCGACGCTGAACGGAATGTTCTCGGGCCGCTCGATAGTAATTCCGTACTCGTATTCGTTACGGACAACTGTTTGGTTTCCATCCTGATGAGTTATCCACCACTCATCCTCGATGAGATTTCCTGTTTGGGTATCAATCGTGAAAGCCCACCGTTCACTTCGGTTTGGGGGGTTCCCTGGGCGAGATACCGACATCGCATTTGGAATTGCAACGATAATTTCCTCGGCGCTTCGCTTCCGTACCGTCGCGTTGGCTTCACTGAGCTCATCTACCTTCGGGGTGAAGGCTGTGAAGCGCCCGTTCCATCCGTCGTAATTTTTGATTGGACTCCAATTCGGACCACCCCATCCCATCGCGCCATTTTCGTAGTGCTTTGGGATGAAGGATCCATCAGTACCATTTATCATTCCCGCTTTTGCCCGCTGATCGCTGTTTGATACCTCATAATAACTCCGCGGGACAACTTTGGGATAGTCACTTGTATTAAATGAGACAATCCGTCGATAATCTACTGTTTCCAAGCGATCAAACGTCTGGACGAGTAGTTCACTTGAGTCGGCACTCGTGTTGACCTCAGACGGTTGTACGCCTGATCCGCCGAAAAATACCACACTAAACAGTAGAAGACCGGTGATGACGGTGGCAGACCCAGCAATGAGAGATGTCTGGTGTGGGTGTTTCATATCTTCCTCAGTCTTCTTGTCCATCCGATAGTGGATCGTTCACACGGACGACAGAGGGGCCTATACCAGCTATTTGAACAGTGACATCCATGGTACCTCCAGTAGGATCTCCATCTGAGATAGTCCAAGTGAATTCCGAAGACATGTTTTTGTAGATGGCAGAATGGTACATGCTGTACTTACTTTTTCCACCCGCGACATTAACAAGTTGACCCGTTCCCTCCTCAAGGACAAACGCACCAACTGCCGTCCCATAGCTACCACTTACGATTAGCGTATTCGCAGATGCTGTTACTGAAGATAGAGGGCCACCGCCTGCAGCCATAATTAGCCCCGTTTCCAATGTGTTCATTGCTTCATCGTACGTTTCTTGGAACCTAGTTTTCACCGTACTTTCGTAGAGATATGGTTCATCGGATTCTATCGTGATCGTACCGTCTTCATCTCTTGCTTCGAAATAAATTGGACTATCCTGAGACATATCGAAGTTTGCTTCGAGAATACCGAGTTCTTCCCATTGGTAATCGTTTTCACCCGTATCTGGAGCAGATACTACGATATCAGTCTGCGTTATGATTTCATCTCTATTGATCTCTCCAACATTATTATACATATGAATGTCGCGTGACGAATCGCCGGGCTTGAATTGTAATTCGTACTCTGTCGGAATATCCTCGGTGGCTACGTCATGCGAATAATGAAGATGGACTTCGACATTTTCGAGAAGGATGTGTTTCTGATCCTCGTCCTTGATCGCATCTTCATCTGGGAGCCAATCTGGATGTTTTGACTGGCCTGGAACCCAGCAACCAATGAAGCACCCACCCTCGGCTGGAACATGGTGTTTGCGATGCACCGCGGCATACCCAGTTGCTACGTCTCCATCTTTGCCCTCCGAGCCGTACGGGTTCCTGTTTTCACCCCATCTAAGATGGAACACATTTTCCTTCGTTTCGGCATCGATCCGCGATGGAATCGTCACACCGAGGCGAATCGCTTCCTTCCGCACGGACTCACCACTCCCGGGATGGACACTCGCGTCGATCATCTTCGCGGTGACCATCGGGTCGCCATCGTCTTCGT contains:
- the pstB gene encoding phosphate ABC transporter ATP-binding protein PstB, whose protein sequence is MTETTMASEGSTGTEIETTSGESTERTREAWTDYEFGSEAVLSVEDLNVYYGDERAIKDVSMDIPEKSVTALIGPSGCGKSTFLRSLNRMNDRIKSARVEGTVEFDGSDIYQEGVDLVELRKRIGMVFQSPNPFPKSIRENVAYGPRKHGDINRGLAARLLGRDEKDAEDELVERTLRQAALWDEVKDRLADNALGLSGGQQQRLCIARCLAVDPEVILMDEPASALDPIATAKIEDLIEELAEDYTVVVVTHNMQQAARISDQTAVFLTGGELVEYDDTEKIFENPESQRVEDYVTGKFG
- the phoU gene encoding phosphate signaling complex protein PhoU, translating into MAREEFRHALADLRTAVVEMGELVLERLKAARSALAEGDDDRAEAVIEGDEEINRRYLDIEADCIDLFALEQPVAGDLRLVAASFKISTDLERVGDLATNLARYALSSRPDPFPELDISGIGRAAAAMLEDALAAYETEDAAACRTVAGRDDDLDAMCQRASERVARDLLERDPELDAWALEAVLDDVASVLLTIRDIERVGDHAVNIAARTLYALEGDPELIY
- a CDS encoding AbrB/MazE/SpoVT family DNA-binding domain-containing protein; its protein translation is METRKIQKVGGSTFTVSVPKEWARRQGLETGEVVRLYTHRDGSLIVRGRQTDGESLTSVSLSVTESSADAVERSIQGAYEAGFERISLHADDGFTDEQRRVARTVGRRLVGTEVLDADADRIDVRAMLDASAVSIRQSIDQAVSVVSTMQETVREKLTGDVEPTGQVSDRLTDVTRLVALIRRHYNRSLVTFGELDALGIDRVPLSQYDRTANRIEEIATATVRLDSAIGGVALEAADRQAIATRLTGLRSALEEATKLVVEGGNAPAMSVEPSPLEAQRQSAGEPQDDSVDPVRARIFDHLTRIDDAVRAIERVGLQSAVRSGQSW
- a CDS encoding 2-phosphosulfolactate phosphatase: MAHNRLDERLIERCEDIPANPEPGAYVVIDTMHFSNTVIELLARGAAHVHVPEERGEEFDYRAAHPDALIGGGRTAEYDPEDGYDFFNSPSYVEDIDVEGRPVSMTSTNGGRTVMTLRERGGEDVDVFVGAPLNARAIGRFLRRTDHPVHLVCAGYQGEIAIEDHVGAALISRYLDGMPPAETEIELFRDQLETAKGPDYVRKNAIRRRDVRAYAMNVNGREVIPELSGDSLVRARAPLDRLPGSEDWQTEQSATRETHRSPVEDVHENPVYISTLLPEVLKRTRRRVVIPGRSELGLPGLEALADIDRVVDVAHHGFQ
- a CDS encoding hemolysin family protein, whose amino-acid sequence is MNSLELTIRLLAGVFLILTNGFFVAIEFALTRARQYTEEEFVGDGSNAGLRRAWEMTQDLELYLTTCQVGITASSIAVGIVAEPALAAIFEPIFHNTVLASIGSGGIIAFLIINLVHLTHGEQTPTYLGVERSRWVSKYGAVPLYWFHWLISPIISLGDGIAKLTLKLFGVEMTGAWLETEEEVIETRADLRNRVGSALEEGGLNQERRDEVMNALAIGEQPVQEVMVDAEEIVALSTAVDPQENFRLMEEHPHTRYPLIGDDLADFEGIIYLPALSRYREELATGEVDFAELAAPPMTLSPDVDVSDAVDQFQAENQELALVIEDGEVVGMVTVTDLLESVMGDIDDPIDIRQRFEAGET
- a CDS encoding anaerobic ribonucleoside-triphosphate reductase activating protein, translating into MRLGGLQRTTLSDFPGRVACAVFTAGCNLRCPYCHNPELIEADSKHAGASTLSADEFFALLDDREAVLDGVVITGGEPTLHRDLPRFVSRIADRGFDVKLDTNGTRPAVLRETLDTGAVEYVAMDLKTTPDRYDELGAEAGDAVERSVELIRASGIDHEFRTTFDPGVVAPRDFETLDELVGDSLLVVQSVGTEDVLCPDRVRETPVDPLAAIGDAVGEPLPEIEHRE
- a CDS encoding ribonucleoside triphosphate reductase — protein: MVQQVQKRDGTVEPFDRSKITTAIRQAFAAAETDPDTGIDALTDGVVDRLDPSDGTVAVETIQDCVERTLVEADEYAAAKRYILYRHRHAELRDLEGLVAGSEASGTDQGPVDAYVDREDWRVRENSNMDYSLQGLNIHLTERTIEDYWLEKLYSAEVAAAHDAGAIHIHDLGVLGPYCVGWDIEDVLREGLKGVRGKVESAPANHFDVALMQLVNFLYTLQGEAAGAQALSNFDTYLAPFVREDDLDYEEVRHQIQQFVFNLNVPTRVGFQAPFTNLSMDLTVPDHLADKPVVIGGEAQDSTYGDYQDEVDLINRAFAEVMLEGDAKGRPFTFPIPTYSITEDFEWDNETLDPIWEMTAKYGTPYFSNFVNSEMDTEDARSMCCRLRLDNRELESRGGGLFGSNPLTGSIGVVTINLPQLGYRADDEAEFYDRLESLMDVAKRSLETKREVLERYTEQGLYPYAKFYLRNVKEAQDSYWANHFSTIGLIGTHEAILNLRGPESGIDTAEGKAFAEEVLEFMRDRLREYQAETGHMYNLEATPAEGSSYRLARQDRAQFSDLTVHATDGLGGDEPIYTNSTQLPFGAEPDLFDALDHQDDLQTKYTGGTVFHGWLGEAMPDPESTKQLVKTIAENYELPYYTLTPTFSVCPTHGHHSGEHETCPDCGESCEVYSRVVGYLRPTEHWNPGKQAEFDERADFRPSVTD